GAACGCCGAAGCCGCCGCAGCGAAGCAGGAACGAGGACTGTGGTCACCAACAACGTGCAACGGCGACACCACCGGCGACTCGTGATGTCGGTGAGCGCACGCAGCGATGACACAACTGCTCGCCGCCGACTGCTGGCCGGAACCAAACATCTCAACCGCAGCCCTCGTGTCGCTGGAGGCGGCGGATGAGGTGGTGTCTTGAGCGAGGTTGATGTGGCGGTGGCTGGTTTGGAACGGCTGCGCGAAGACCTTGAGTGGCGGGTGTCTGAGGCTGGCGGTCCGACGGTTGCGGGTGTGTCGTGGGCGCACGCGATCGTGCCGGAGGGCACCGTGTCGACGCCGGATCATGTGCTGTTGTTTTGTGATGGCCGATTTGTGGGGACGGCGACCGCGGAGCCGCGCCCGTACACGCGGGTTGTCGCCGCTTCCGGCGACACGGTGACAGTGGAGTATCGGTGGATCGTCGGAGATGAGCCGCTGGCGGCGCCGGCCGGATCAGGGAAGGTGCGCTACCAGGTCACCGCTGATGGTGTGACACCGCTCAATCCGCCTCCCTGGTCGGAGACTGAACTGTCGTGATTGAGATCCAGAATCTGCATTTTGGTCTGCTCCGCGCGGAGTTGCTGTCGAAGAATTTGGAGCGGGCCCGCAGAACCTCGGCGCCATCGCCAAAGGCGGCACAACGGTAGGCGATAGCCTCCCGCTTCGGGTATGATGGACACAGTTGAACACCCGATGCCACCAGCGC
This genomic stretch from Mycobacterium dioxanotrophicus harbors:
- a CDS encoding LppP/LprE family lipoprotein, with the translated sequence MERLREDLEWRVSEAGGPTVAGVSWAHAIVPEGTVSTPDHVLLFCDGRFVGTATAEPRPYTRVVAASGDTVTVEYRWIVGDEPLAAPAGSGKVRYQVTADGVTPLNPPPWSETELS